One Chloroflexota bacterium DNA segment encodes these proteins:
- a CDS encoding zinc ABC transporter substrate-binding protein: MKGVEVRWFRAVLLAMLALAVGLVTMVGCGNPADSSGKIKVAVSILPQSEFVERVGGDKVDVTIMVPPGASPHTYELKPSQMKALAKAKMYAEVGSGVQFEVVYMDNLIAANREMLVVDCSAGVDLLEMTEEETLGGEEHDHGAKDPHIWMSPLNAKIMVQNICAGLVQIDPDNEAYYKENCDAYLRELTQLDQDIRDGLAQVTNRRFMVYHPAYGYFAKEYDLIMLAIEKEGKEPTAAGITHLVKQAKEHNIKVIFASPQFNPQTAKVIANAIGGSVIFIDPLAKDYVTSLRALARELIQAMQ, from the coding sequence ATGAAAGGCGTCGAAGTGCGCTGGTTCCGTGCGGTGCTTTTAGCTATGCTGGCTCTTGCCGTAGGTCTGGTTACCATGGTTGGTTGCGGGAATCCAGCAGATTCAAGCGGCAAGATAAAGGTGGCAGTGAGTATACTGCCACAGTCTGAGTTCGTGGAAAGGGTAGGTGGTGACAAGGTGGATGTCACTATCATGGTGCCCCCGGGGGCTAGCCCCCACACTTATGAGTTGAAACCGAGTCAGATGAAGGCCTTGGCCAAGGCTAAGATGTATGCCGAGGTTGGATCAGGCGTTCAGTTTGAGGTGGTCTACATGGACAATCTGATAGCTGCCAACAGGGAGATGCTGGTTGTCGATTGTTCAGCAGGCGTTGATTTACTAGAGATGACGGAGGAGGAAACTTTGGGCGGGGAAGAACACGATCATGGTGCCAAGGACCCCCATATATGGATGTCACCTTTGAACGCCAAAATCATGGTGCAGAACATCTGTGCTGGGCTAGTGCAGATTGACCCGGACAACGAGGCCTACTACAAAGAGAATTGTGATGCCTATCTCCGAGAGTTGACACAACTCGATCAGGATATCAGGGACGGTTTAGCTCAGGTAACAAACCGAAGATTCATGGTCTATCACCCCGCCTACGGCTATTTTGCCAAAGAGTATGATCTCATCATGCTAGCCATTGAAAAGGAGGGCAAGGAGCCAACGGCAGCCGGTATTACGCACCTGGTAAAACAAGCGAAGGAGCACAACATAAAGGTCATCTTTGCCTCGCCTCAATTCAATCCACAGACGGCAAAGGTCATCGCTAACGCAATAGGTGGGAGCGTTATCTTCATCGATCCCCTGGCCAAGGACTATGTCACGAGTCTGCGTGCCCTGGCGCGCGAGTTGATTCAGGCAATGCAGTAG
- a CDS encoding ABC transporter ATP-binding protein produces MTEEVVRLEDIWVHYDGAPVLEGVSLSIVRDDFLGIIGPNGGGKTTLLKVILGLIRPSYGKILVLGKPPQSGRNNIGYVSQHNSFDRDFPISVWDVVLMGRFRRAGLFKRYSAEDRQAAERALRTVGMLNYRNQQVGKLSGGEQQRVFIARALVVEPRLLLLDEPTASVDPAMQTEFYEMLDGLKQRMAIVLVSHDISAVSVYVSKIACLNRQLFYHGSKEIGPEILEATYKCPVQMIAHGPVPHRVLREH; encoded by the coding sequence ATGACTGAAGAAGTTGTTAGGCTGGAAGATATATGGGTGCACTACGACGGCGCACCGGTCTTGGAGGGAGTCAGCCTATCAATAGTGCGAGATGACTTCCTGGGCATCATAGGGCCTAACGGAGGCGGGAAGACCACTCTTCTCAAAGTCATCCTGGGGCTGATCAGGCCCAGTTATGGCAAAATCCTGGTTCTGGGGAAACCGCCGCAGAGCGGCCGGAACAACATTGGCTATGTTTCCCAACACAACTCGTTTGACCGTGACTTCCCTATAAGTGTATGGGATGTAGTTTTGATGGGGCGCTTTCGGAGGGCTGGTCTGTTCAAGCGGTACAGCGCGGAAGACAGGCAGGCGGCTGAGAGAGCGCTACGGACTGTTGGTATGTTAAATTACAGGAACCAACAGGTAGGGAAACTTTCGGGTGGGGAACAGCAGCGGGTCTTCATAGCTCGGGCTCTGGTGGTGGAGCCCAGGCTTCTGCTCCTCGACGAGCCTACAGCCAGCGTTGATCCGGCAATGCAGACTGAGTTTTATGAGATGCTGGATGGTTTGAAGCAGAGGATGGCCATAGTGCTGGTGTCACACGATATCAGTGCCGTTTCTGTCTACGTAAGCAAGATCGCTTGTCTCAATCGCCAGTTGTTCTATCATGGCTCTAAGGAAATTGGGCCCGAGATTTTGGAAGCCACCTATAAGTGCCCGGTGCAGATGATAGCCCACGGTCCTGTTCCTCACCGGGTATTGAGAGAGCATTAG
- a CDS encoding metal ABC transporter permease → MLDALQYQFMQNALMAGLLAAVACGIIGVYVVVKRIVFISGGIAHASFGGIGLGYLAGISPVLGAMLFAVTSALGMGLVIRRTKLPEDTAIGILWAMGMALGVVFIGLAPGYAPDLFSYLFGNILTVPSSDLILMLVLDAVIVSIVIALYKELQALSFDEEFGRVVGVPVEALYLLLLCLIALTVVVLVRVVGIILVIALLTIPAAMARQFTHDMKKMMLLAILFGALFSFFGLWLSYEFDVASGATIILLSGTMLLCSFGLSKLLSKRRSLSQISPPQEGRY, encoded by the coding sequence ATGCTGGACGCGCTGCAATACCAATTCATGCAGAATGCCCTTATGGCCGGTCTGCTGGCGGCTGTGGCTTGCGGCATTATTGGCGTCTATGTGGTGGTAAAAAGGATTGTATTTATCAGTGGCGGCATTGCCCACGCTTCCTTCGGTGGGATTGGATTGGGATATCTGGCTGGCATTAGCCCTGTTCTTGGGGCCATGTTGTTTGCCGTGACTTCGGCACTGGGGATGGGGCTGGTTATCAGAAGAACAAAGCTACCCGAAGATACTGCTATCGGAATACTGTGGGCGATGGGTATGGCCCTGGGAGTAGTCTTCATTGGCCTGGCCCCAGGCTATGCGCCAGACCTGTTCAGTTACCTCTTTGGCAACATTCTGACCGTGCCCTCTTCTGACCTGATCCTCATGCTGGTCCTGGACGCTGTTATCGTTTCGATAGTGATAGCGCTGTATAAGGAGTTACAGGCCCTTTCTTTTGACGAAGAGTTTGGCAGGGTAGTAGGGGTGCCAGTTGAGGCGTTGTATCTGCTCCTGCTCTGCTTGATTGCGCTAACTGTCGTCGTGCTGGTTCGGGTGGTGGGGATTATCCTGGTCATCGCTCTGCTTACTATTCCGGCAGCCATGGCAAGGCAGTTCACCCATGACATGAAGAAGATGATGCTCCTGGCCATCCTTTTCGGCGCGCTGTTTTCTTTTTTTGGCCTGTGGCTGTCCTATGAATTCGATGTGGCTTCAGGGGCCACCATCATCCTCCTCAGCGGCACCATGTTGCTCTGTTCTTTTGGGTTGTCCAAGCTACTCAGCAAGCGGCGTAGCCTGTCACAAATATCTCCGCCGCAGGAGGGGCGCTATTAG
- a CDS encoding acyl-CoA dehydrogenase has product MNLGLSEEQQMLQKSARDFFEKECPKSLVREMARSEAGHDPQLWQKMAGLGWMGLAFPDACGGSGGSFLDLVILLEEMGRACLPGPYFSTVVLCGLTIVDAGSEELKKTQLPLIARGERLMAFCLTEPSASYDAAAIAARATLQDGHYLVKGTKLFINDAHIADDLLCVARTSESHDTDQGITLFLMDARSPGIACTVLNTIGLDKQCEVVFNDVSVGNEAVLGNPGHGWPVVTRALERAAVGKCADMVGSAAAALEMSTSYARERVQFGRPIGSFQAIQHYCANMAVDVEASRIVTYYAAWRISEGLPCAMDVSIAKHWVNEACQRVTTLGHQIHGGLGFCDDHDMHLFHRRVRGSSLLLGDTTFHQKAIAGELLA; this is encoded by the coding sequence ATGAACCTGGGTTTGAGCGAAGAGCAACAGATGCTCCAGAAATCGGCCCGCGACTTCTTCGAGAAGGAATGCCCCAAGTCATTAGTCCGGGAAATGGCTCGGAGTGAGGCAGGGCATGATCCGCAGTTGTGGCAAAAAATGGCTGGACTTGGCTGGATGGGGCTGGCCTTCCCTGATGCGTGTGGAGGCAGTGGTGGGAGCTTTCTCGACCTGGTCATTCTACTGGAGGAGATGGGTCGTGCTTGCCTTCCCGGCCCCTATTTCTCCACAGTGGTCTTGTGCGGGCTGACCATCGTTGACGCAGGGAGCGAGGAGCTCAAAAAGACACAGCTACCCCTCATAGCCAGAGGAGAGCGACTCATGGCTTTTTGTTTGACAGAGCCCAGCGCCAGCTATGATGCAGCAGCGATTGCAGCACGAGCCACACTCCAGGATGGCCATTATCTTGTCAAAGGTACGAAGTTATTTATCAACGACGCTCACATTGCCGATGATTTACTGTGTGTAGCTAGAACATCAGAGAGCCACGACACAGACCAGGGCATCACGCTGTTCCTGATGGATGCCAGATCCCCAGGCATCGCGTGTACGGTGCTCAATACCATAGGTCTTGATAAGCAATGTGAAGTCGTTTTCAACGATGTGAGTGTGGGAAACGAAGCTGTTTTGGGGAACCCCGGTCATGGCTGGCCGGTGGTGACCCGTGCTTTAGAACGGGCAGCGGTGGGAAAGTGCGCCGATATGGTGGGCAGCGCCGCTGCTGCTTTGGAAATGAGCACCAGCTATGCTAGGGAAAGGGTGCAGTTTGGTCGCCCCATAGGCAGTTTTCAGGCCATCCAGCATTACTGTGCCAACATGGCTGTAGATGTGGAAGCTTCAAGGATAGTGACCTACTATGCAGCCTGGCGGATTAGCGAAGGTCTTCCCTGTGCCATGGATGTGTCTATAGCCAAACACTGGGTCAATGAAGCCTGCCAGCGAGTCACTACTCTGGGGCATCAGATCCACGGTGGCCTTGGCTTCTGTGACGACCACGATATGCATCTGTTCCACCGCAGGGTGAGAGGGAGTAGCTTGCTCCTCGGTGATACCACCTTTCACCAGAAGGCAATTGCCGGCGAACTGCTGGCTTGA
- a CDS encoding acyl-CoA dehydrogenase: MDFAFSTEDDQFRIEVRDWLKREIPKRWYELRPGESEESEEIWRLVREFDRQLAAKGWYAPLYPRDYGGMAATAMQAYILAEEKALLGAPAKLSEAIGVQFVGPTIMRYGNQEQKERYVKGIGHAEIIFCLGYSEPQAGSDLGAVQTRALEEEDSFVINGQKIFTTFAHYADYCWLLARSDPDVTKHKGLSLFVVDMKTPGITVRPLINILGSHSFNEVFFDNVRISRGSLVGEKNRGWEYLMTALTYERSVPSWPATMISILQELVRYVKETPTQNGVLADDPYVQQKLAEMATDVAVSRLLNLRIVDMESRGMIPTYEVSVAFVFGMEVARRFAKKAGEILGLYGQLAKGTRWTPLGGTVQTMWLETIAAGVGGGSAEIQRTIIAVLGLGLPRAT, translated from the coding sequence ATGGATTTCGCCTTTAGCACAGAAGACGATCAATTCAGAATTGAGGTTAGGGACTGGCTGAAGCGGGAGATTCCCAAACGGTGGTACGAGCTCAGGCCGGGGGAGAGCGAAGAGAGTGAAGAAATATGGAGGCTGGTGCGTGAGTTTGACCGCCAGCTGGCGGCGAAGGGATGGTACGCACCTTTGTATCCCCGCGACTACGGCGGCATGGCGGCTACTGCAATGCAGGCATATATCCTGGCAGAGGAAAAGGCCTTGCTAGGCGCGCCCGCAAAACTGAGCGAGGCCATTGGGGTCCAGTTCGTCGGGCCTACCATAATGCGTTACGGCAACCAGGAGCAAAAGGAAAGGTATGTCAAGGGAATAGGGCATGCTGAAATCATCTTCTGCCTGGGCTACAGCGAGCCACAGGCCGGGTCTGACTTAGGGGCGGTGCAAACCCGAGCTTTGGAGGAAGAGGACAGCTTTGTCATCAACGGACAGAAGATCTTCACCACCTTCGCCCACTATGCTGATTACTGCTGGCTTCTGGCCCGCAGCGATCCCGATGTTACCAAGCACAAGGGGCTCAGCCTCTTCGTTGTTGACATGAAAACGCCTGGTATCACTGTTCGCCCACTAATAAACATCCTCGGCTCTCATTCCTTCAATGAGGTCTTTTTCGACAATGTTCGCATATCCAGAGGGTCGCTGGTGGGTGAAAAGAATCGCGGCTGGGAGTATCTAATGACAGCACTCACCTATGAGAGGTCTGTCCCGAGCTGGCCGGCGACCATGATAAGCATACTCCAGGAGCTTGTGCGGTATGTCAAAGAAACTCCAACGCAGAACGGAGTCCTGGCCGACGACCCCTATGTCCAGCAGAAGCTGGCGGAAATGGCCACAGACGTAGCCGTTTCTCGATTACTCAATCTGCGCATTGTGGACATGGAAAGCAGAGGGATGATACCTACCTACGAGGTATCCGTCGCATTTGTGTTCGGCATGGAAGTAGCCAGGCGCTTTGCCAAGAAGGCGGGGGAGATTCTCGGCCTATATGGTCAGTTGGCCAAGGGTACCAGATGGACACCTCTAGGGGGAACTGTGCAGACTATGTGGCTGGAGACCATCGCTGCCGGTGTTGGTGGCGGCAGCGCCGAAATACAGCGCACCATCATTGCGGTCCTTGGATTAGGCTTGCCGAGGGCTACCTAG
- a CDS encoding dehydratase translates to MPKVYYEDVEVGTEIPPLVKKPTTRQLVRWAGATGDFNEPHYDKELALSWGLPGVIVHGLLKYQFMIQMLTDWIGVDGDLLKISCQYRGMDFPGDTLTCTGKVLRKFVEGDRHCLECEICFSNQRGERTTPGRAVVALPSRG, encoded by the coding sequence ATGCCCAAGGTGTATTACGAAGACGTTGAGGTCGGCACTGAGATACCTCCCCTGGTGAAGAAGCCCACAACGCGCCAGTTGGTGCGATGGGCAGGAGCCACTGGCGATTTCAATGAGCCCCATTACGACAAGGAGCTAGCTTTGAGCTGGGGATTACCCGGCGTCATCGTCCACGGCTTACTCAAGTACCAGTTTATGATTCAAATGCTTACAGACTGGATCGGTGTTGATGGTGACCTCCTCAAGATAAGTTGTCAATATCGGGGCATGGATTTCCCTGGGGACACACTCACTTGCACTGGCAAGGTATTGAGGAAATTCGTCGAAGGCGATCGACACTGCCTGGAGTGTGAGATATGCTTTTCGAACCAGCGTGGCGAGCGGACGACGCCCGGTCGTGCTGTCGTAGCTCTGCCATCGCGGGGATGA
- a CDS encoding MaoC family dehydratase produces the protein MASRSKPIFGLTIEKEGVLMSDKTTLTEEMKAKIGTVLPPIVMEVERGAVKRFAQAVGDLNPLYLDEEYARKTRYGGIVSPPGFFGWPAGEEIGAETILSVLGRPFENVLNAGNESEFYRPVRPGDVLVSSTKLADIYEKKGGAGNLLFVVLETTYKNQADQVVAAMRYIFMFY, from the coding sequence ATGGCGAGCAGATCAAAGCCTATTTTCGGACTGACGATCGAGAAAGAAGGAGTCCTTATGTCTGACAAGACCACTCTCACGGAAGAAATGAAAGCCAAGATAGGCACGGTTCTCCCTCCCATCGTGATGGAGGTGGAAAGGGGGGCTGTCAAGCGGTTTGCCCAGGCTGTGGGAGACCTTAACCCCTTATACTTAGATGAAGAGTATGCCCGCAAGACCCGATACGGAGGTATTGTCAGCCCGCCAGGGTTCTTCGGCTGGCCAGCCGGTGAGGAAATCGGTGCAGAGACGATACTCAGTGTTCTTGGTCGCCCTTTTGAGAACGTCCTGAATGCCGGAAACGAGTCCGAATTCTACCGGCCGGTTCGACCTGGTGATGTCCTGGTAAGTTCCACCAAGCTGGCGGACATCTACGAAAAGAAAGGAGGCGCTGGCAACCTGCTCTTCGTTGTTCTGGAAACCACTTACAAGAATCAGGCAGATCAGGTGGTAGCTGCGATGCGCTACATCTTCATGTTCTACTAA
- a CDS encoding acyl-CoA dehydrogenase encodes MDFELNDEQEMLRKSARDFLESECPKSVVKQLEESDSGYSPQLWKKMAQLGWMGILIPEEYGGVGWTLIEEAILFEEFGRAAMPGPMFATLTGTLVVLESAAEGLKKNLLPQVAAGDLVLTLAIDEPEAVCDTRFVVTRAARKGGAYALSGTKLFVPYAHVAGWMLVVGRTAGSPGDGKGIAVFAVDGKAPGISLAAMKTFAHDKQFQVDFDGVPVSPSHAVRKPGGIVPMIKPVLEKATAVQCASMVGGAQKELEMTAEYTKQRVQFGRPIGTFQAVQHRLADMFIDVQGARWTTYQAVWRLSQGMPAAREVAIAKAVTGRACQRVAFSAQQLHGGIGVDIDSELHFYYLREKALELALGTPADHLKALSAMIGT; translated from the coding sequence ATGGATTTTGAGTTGAATGACGAACAAGAAATGCTCAGGAAGTCTGCCCGTGACTTCCTTGAATCCGAGTGCCCCAAATCGGTGGTGAAGCAGCTTGAGGAAAGCGATTCGGGGTACTCGCCACAACTGTGGAAAAAGATGGCGCAGCTAGGATGGATGGGGATCTTGATCCCCGAGGAGTACGGTGGGGTGGGGTGGACTTTGATCGAGGAGGCCATCCTTTTCGAAGAGTTCGGGCGTGCCGCTATGCCTGGGCCGATGTTCGCCACACTCACGGGAACGCTGGTCGTGCTCGAAAGCGCGGCGGAAGGCCTGAAGAAGAATCTTCTGCCTCAGGTGGCAGCAGGTGATCTTGTGTTAACTTTGGCCATAGATGAGCCAGAGGCAGTCTGTGATACCAGATTTGTGGTCACACGGGCCGCCCGTAAAGGTGGCGCTTATGCGCTCAGTGGCACAAAGCTCTTCGTTCCCTACGCACATGTTGCCGGTTGGATGCTCGTGGTGGGCAGGACAGCGGGGTCCCCTGGTGATGGGAAAGGGATTGCCGTGTTTGCTGTCGATGGCAAAGCCCCTGGCATCAGCCTTGCCGCCATGAAGACGTTTGCCCATGACAAACAGTTTCAGGTCGATTTTGATGGAGTGCCTGTATCACCGAGTCATGCAGTCAGAAAACCTGGTGGCATTGTGCCCATGATCAAGCCCGTCTTGGAGAAAGCTACCGCAGTCCAGTGTGCCTCGATGGTCGGCGGGGCTCAGAAGGAATTGGAGATGACCGCCGAATACACGAAGCAGCGGGTACAGTTCGGTCGCCCCATTGGCACCTTCCAGGCGGTGCAACACCGGCTGGCTGATATGTTCATCGATGTGCAGGGAGCTCGCTGGACGACTTATCAAGCGGTCTGGCGGTTGAGCCAGGGCATGCCAGCAGCCAGAGAAGTGGCCATTGCCAAGGCGGTGACGGGCAGAGCCTGTCAGCGCGTGGCCTTCAGCGCCCAGCAGCTCCACGGTGGTATCGGGGTCGATATTGATAGTGAACTGCATTTCTATTACCTGAGGGAAAAGGCTCTGGAACTTGCACTCGGCACGCCTGCGGATCATCTGAAGGCTCTTTCAGCCATGATCGGAACATGA
- a CDS encoding acyl-CoA dehydrogenase produces MDFALTPEQQAFVNEFRHYLSKHLTPEVRAECHRFMNMSKRTDPVVFGRGEYGGPRSKAFVRRLGADGWLGVGWPKEYGGQGRTPMEQHLFFETIYAEQAPFPVLTLNAMGPTIMEYGTEEQKKDLLPRILRGDVEIAIGYTEPEAGTDLFSLRTSAVKDGDDYVINGQKVFTSLAHIADYIWLAARTDPDVSKKHRGVSIFLIPVDTPGITIAPIYTLGGHRTNSVFFENVRVPRSCLIGRENGGVELITYQLDRERIALVPSLPLIRRIEKTIAWAKKTKINGTAVLEQAGVKTRFAEMIAEAEVLKLLNYDVVQKMTKGLPVWAEASTVKVYGSELSMRISNNLLEIMGPYGQVQRGDRWAPADGLVEEHFRDDLIFIFGGGANEVQRDIIAMVGLGMPRSR; encoded by the coding sequence ATGGATTTCGCGCTAACACCAGAACAGCAAGCGTTTGTCAATGAGTTTCGCCATTACCTGAGCAAGCATTTGACCCCTGAGGTCAGGGCGGAGTGCCACCGTTTTATGAACATGAGCAAAAGAACAGACCCGGTGGTCTTTGGCAGGGGTGAATACGGAGGGCCGAGGTCCAAGGCGTTCGTTCGCCGCTTGGGCGCCGACGGCTGGTTGGGTGTGGGCTGGCCCAAGGAATACGGTGGCCAGGGCCGCACGCCCATGGAGCAGCACCTGTTTTTCGAGACCATATATGCCGAACAAGCCCCCTTCCCGGTGCTGACTCTGAACGCCATGGGGCCTACCATAATGGAATATGGCACGGAGGAGCAGAAGAAGGATCTGTTGCCCCGAATCCTGAGGGGAGATGTGGAGATCGCCATAGGCTACACGGAGCCTGAAGCCGGCACTGACCTTTTTTCTCTGAGGACCAGTGCCGTGAAGGACGGAGACGACTACGTTATTAACGGCCAGAAGGTGTTCACCAGCCTGGCGCATATTGCGGACTACATCTGGCTCGCTGCTCGCACCGATCCAGACGTTTCCAAGAAACACCGCGGCGTATCCATCTTCCTCATTCCGGTGGACACACCGGGCATAACCATTGCGCCGATATATACGCTGGGCGGCCACCGCACCAATTCCGTCTTTTTCGAAAACGTGAGGGTTCCCAGGAGTTGCCTCATCGGTCGGGAGAATGGTGGTGTGGAACTGATTACCTATCAACTGGATCGTGAGCGGATAGCGCTAGTACCTTCACTGCCTCTGATCCGTCGCATAGAAAAGACGATAGCCTGGGCAAAGAAGACCAAGATCAATGGGACAGCAGTTCTGGAACAGGCAGGAGTCAAGACCAGATTCGCTGAGATGATCGCTGAAGCGGAGGTACTTAAACTGCTCAACTACGACGTGGTGCAGAAGATGACTAAAGGGCTGCCTGTTTGGGCGGAGGCTTCAACCGTCAAAGTGTACGGTTCGGAGCTGAGCATGCGGATCAGCAATAATCTGCTGGAGATCATGGGGCCTTATGGTCAGGTGCAGAGAGGTGACAGGTGGGCTCCTGCAGATGGCCTGGTGGAGGAACACTTCAGGGACGACTTGATATTTATCTTTGGGGGAGGTGCCAACGAAGTCCAGAGGGACATCATCGCCATGGTGGGTCTGGGTATGCCTCGATCGCGCTGA
- a CDS encoding CoA transferase, protein MGHIFDGIRILDMGTGGTVPLALKWLGDHGASVIKVETHLRLDSARMGGPFYEFIPGANRGGWQEWLNSSKYSFTVNLSKPKGRDLIKQLVVKWQPHVLAESYRPGIMKRWGLGYDSIRKLKPDIIYWSSCIEGQYGPHCMRLGYGPVTTNLSGAGYLTGWPDRPPASVPLAYGDFPAVGSGMIALTSALLRQRRTGKGVHLDQSQYECNLYVMAAPLLEYLVNGRVMERNGNRLSYAAPHGVYPCEGEDRWVAIAVFTDGEWRSFCDVIGNPDWTRDPRFATLSGRKQSEDELDRLIGEWTRTHKAEDIEAAMQARGVAANVVEDNQDICEDSQLKHRGHFQELEHPEVGKVKGELPPFRLSKSSERHFRAPLIGEHNSLVLSEFLGLSDDEISDLYAEGAITTDADLPQPKKR, encoded by the coding sequence ATGGGTCACATTTTTGACGGAATAAGGATATTGGATATGGGCACCGGAGGCACAGTGCCTCTGGCATTGAAATGGCTCGGCGACCATGGCGCCAGCGTTATCAAAGTGGAAACCCACCTGAGACTGGACTCCGCACGCATGGGAGGGCCATTCTATGAATTCATCCCCGGAGCCAATCGCGGAGGATGGCAGGAATGGTTGAATTCCAGCAAGTATAGCTTCACAGTGAACCTCTCCAAACCAAAAGGAAGAGACCTGATCAAGCAACTGGTCGTTAAGTGGCAACCCCACGTCCTGGCAGAATCCTACAGGCCCGGGATAATGAAGAGATGGGGCTTAGGCTACGACAGCATCAGAAAGCTTAAACCTGACATAATCTACTGGAGTAGCTGCATCGAGGGACAGTACGGACCGCATTGCATGCGTTTAGGCTACGGGCCAGTGACCACCAATCTCTCAGGGGCGGGCTACTTGACCGGCTGGCCTGATCGACCCCCTGCGAGTGTACCACTGGCCTACGGGGACTTTCCGGCTGTTGGCAGCGGCATGATAGCACTCACGAGCGCCCTCCTGCGCCAGCGTCGAACCGGCAAAGGCGTGCACCTGGATCAGTCGCAATACGAGTGTAACCTGTACGTCATGGCAGCCCCCCTTTTGGAATATCTGGTGAATGGTAGGGTGATGGAGAGAAACGGGAACAGGCTCTCTTATGCCGCTCCGCATGGGGTCTATCCCTGTGAGGGGGAGGACAGGTGGGTAGCTATTGCCGTATTCACGGATGGAGAATGGCGGAGCTTCTGTGATGTGATCGGAAATCCAGATTGGACAAGAGATCCCAGGTTTGCCACCCTCTCAGGGCGGAAGCAGAGCGAGGATGAGCTGGACCGTCTGATAGGAGAGTGGACCAGGACACACAAGGCAGAAGATATTGAGGCCGCCATGCAGGCGAGAGGCGTGGCTGCTAATGTGGTAGAAGATAACCAAGACATTTGCGAGGACTCTCAGTTGAAACATCGAGGGCATTTTCAAGAGTTGGAGCACCCGGAGGTAGGCAAAGTGAAGGGTGAGCTTCCCCCGTTCAGGCTGTCCAAGAGCAGCGAGAGACACTTCAGGGCACCGCTTATTGGTGAACACAACAGCCTGGTTCTCTCTGAGTTTTTGGGATTATCCGACGACGAGATATCCGACCTGTATGCTGAAGGCGCTATCACCACTGACGCAGACCTGCCTCAGCCAAAGAAGCGATGA